The proteins below are encoded in one region of Rhododendron vialii isolate Sample 1 chromosome 7a, ASM3025357v1:
- the LOC131334328 gene encoding polygalacturonase: MILYSHFVVPVLCILLVSTSAFSFSFTTLLPDQLRRSTTINHGHHAVEPAHKTFGLPSFGLSTRLAAGRRSSSSPKTVNVDDFGAKADGTDDSKAFKAAWNEACASKNAVLVVPKNRIYHLKPLTFLGPCSSGFTMQIDGTIKASNKPADYSADPRHWLQFVNLENFNVRGAGTINGNGKIWWRKSCKINKSLPCKDAPTAITFLNCKNLGVSGIRSKNAQQMHITFQKCVNVKAWNLVVFAPGNSPNTDGIHVTGTQNISIMSSVIRTGDDCISIVSGSRNVIVRDIICGPGHGISIGSLGKGKSEAIVSDVFVSRARLTGTTNGVRIKTWQGGSGYAKNIVFENIVMNNVSNPIIIDQNYCDQKTACKKQGSAVQVQNVMYRNIQGTSASEKAIKFDCSNSLPCKQIVLQSINLASVSAKDKEAASCANIKGLSTFGRVSPHCS; encoded by the exons ATGATTCTCTATAGTCATTTTGTCGTCCCAGTACTATGCATTTTGTTAGTGTCTACTTCTGCATTCTCTTTTAGCTTCACCACTCTTTTACCGGACCAACTTAGGAGGAGCACTACTATTAATCATGGTCATCATGCGGTGGAACCCGCTCACAAAACCTTTGGTCTTCCAAGTTTTGGCCTTTCAACCCGATTGGCCGCTGGTCGCCGTTCATCAAGCTCTCCAAAAACGGTGAATGTGGATGACTTCGGAGCCAAAGCGGATGGAACTGATGATTCAAAG GCTTTCAAGGCAGCTTGGAATGAGGCTTGTGCTTCTAAGAATGCTGTTCTTGTGGTGCCTAAAAACAGGATATATCATCTTAAGCCACTAACCTTTTTAGGCCCATGCAGCTCTGGTTTTACAATGCAG ATCGATGGGACGATTAAAGCTTCCAATAAGCCAGCAGACTACAGCGCGGATCCAAGACATTGGCTTCAATTTGTAAACCTAGAAAACTTCAATGTGCGAGGTGCCGGAACCATCAACGGCAATGGAAAGATATGGTGGCGAAAGTCTtgcaaaatcaacaaaagcCTT CCTTGCAAAGATGCGCCAACG GCTATAACCTTCTTAAACTGCAAGAACTTGGGAGTGTCTGGCATAAGGAGTAAGAATGCACAACAAATGCATATTACCTTCCAGAAGTGTGTAAATGTTAAGGCATGGAATCTGGTAGTTTTTGCACCGGGGAACAGCCCAAACACTGACGGAATTCATGTCACTGGGACGCAAAATATTTCTATCATGAGCTCTGTCATCAGAACAG GTGATGATTGTATTTCAATAGTAAGTGGGTCAAGAAATGTCATCGTCAGGGACATTATATGTGGGCCAGGCCATGGAATCAG CATTGGAAGCttgggaaaaggaaaatcagAAGCCATTGTCTCGGACGTTTTCGTGAGCAGAGCCAGACTTACAGGAACCACAAACGGAGTGAGAATAAAAACTTGGCAG GGTGGATCTGGATATGCGAAGAACATCGTTTTCGAAAACATTGTGATGAATAATGTCAGCAACCCTATAATCATAGACCAGAATTACTGCGATCAAAAAACCGCGTGCAAGAAGCAG GGTTCAGCTGTACAGGTACAGAATGTGATGTACAGGAACATCCAAGGAACCAGTGCTTCAGAAAAGGCCATAAAATTCGACTGCAGCAACAGCTTACCATGCAAACAAATTGTGCTTCAAAGTATAAACCTAGCTAGCGTATCAGCCAAAGATAAAGAGGCAGCTTCCTGCGCCAATATTAAGGGATTGTCAACTTTTGGAAGGGTTTCGCCGCATTGTTCTTGA
- the LOC131334330 gene encoding probable cytokinin riboside 5'-monophosphate phosphoribohydrolase LOGL10, which produces MEGDDQERAASSTKERRRKFKRICVFCGSRAGHKSAFSDAALQLGNQLVERKIDLVYGGGSVGLMGLIAKTVFNGGCHVLGVIPRALLQHEISGESVGEVITVSDMHQRKSEMEKHAEAFIALPGGYGTMEELLEVIAWSQLGIHEKPVGLLNVDGYYNSLLALFDKGVEEGFIQGSARQIVVSADTPEELINKMEEYVPVHDRVAPRQSWEIDQLLESTTGGEA; this is translated from the exons ATGGaaggagatgatcaagaaagGGCAGCTTCTTCAAcgaaagaaaggagaagaaagttCAAGAGAATTTGTGTGTTCTGTGGGAGTAGAGCTGGTCACAAATCTGCATTCAGTGATGCAGCTCTTCAGCTTGGCAACCAGCTG GTTGAGAGAAAGATTGATTTGGTTTATGGTGGAGGAAGTGTTGGTCTAATGGGCTTGATcgccaaaactgtttttaatgGAGGTTGTCATGTTCTTGG AGTAATTCCAAGAGCTCTCTTGCAACATGAG ATTTCAGGAGAAAGTGTAGGAGAGGTTATAACAGTTTCAGACATGCACCAAAGGAAGTCAGAAATGGAGAAACATGCTGAAGCTTTCATTGCTCTTCCTG gTGGTTATGGAACCATGGAGGAATTGTTGGAGGTGATTGCTTGGTCTCAATTGGGAATTCATGAAAAGCCG GTTGGGTTGTTAAATGTGGATGGGTATTACAATAGCTTGCTTGCATTGTTCGATAAAGGAGTGGAAGAAGGTTTCATACAAGGTTCAGCTAGACAGATTGTTGTTTCAGCAGATACACCTGAAGAGttaatcaacaaaatggag GAGTATGTGCCAGTCCATGACAGGGTTGCACCCAGACAAAGCTGGGAAATAGACCAATTATTAGAGTCCACCACAGGTGGAGAAGCCTAA
- the LOC131334329 gene encoding uncharacterized protein LOC131334329 isoform X2 has translation MTMIGILEFETNVTCLWPCEITLNFTQKHEIRQVYVRSTARVYEIYFAPSPRSSNEYLCTVRCCIATRDDEVLHAPDAEEAVGANSNVSDGEQSKEKWSNDGTISPTLDDWIEVKVPDSAFLDKQHSSMPEKIGANPGISIQDFYEATAEITNADACTSLTIRLLSLQSKGCLYVDEIYVFADPVESADSETPASQVPNSTGSSLMAMLVPTLLQLSRTGNNQREDKHDSDTSETGVTDSANIVHEIQHEVSIACQQNVKLQEVNEVTPEPPEVRIPGEVSDIEKRNQFVAKTDMPYDRIERTLEQLVSRVSRIEDILLTFQENMLKPICSMETRLQQVEHQVEMLTKTSQSSGLPPCTRISAPEFSCDESNYSSFYNEGDDYAACGAIELEKKDLASDKCSNPPDNISLSVNDTRFLPSLVITAPEFCSDDEENSDGMELPEEIPKQALSIDDALAAALAGFLSTASIQPSHYSPAVTVQVPEYEIEEKGSDGNVVSPSAQSDKSAPTTLSCESNGKERVNDSVSNSSHTSSILLMEQVSGDFDEISGVDGQDMIDEGSTSCSSPGTSVNYPTTQTGLEFGQTEYCQTAESTSVCERSEILQHIGNHTEDTSGALHEDVEDVVEGSEKEMFHDVFKSSAAATFLVDFELPILDVKFDSGETSDTKSPLEALLTDMSEFEVGTPPVQRRDDEFLIGEQNNLILVEDGEPYSPLSGHLLFVDCYEGRDAPSGMEGVALQYSSDMSDDDEKKTCELETL, from the exons ATGACGATGATAGGGATTTTAGAGTTTGAAACCAACGTCACCTGCTTGTGGCCGTGCGAGATCAcgt TGAATTTCACACAAAAGCACGAGATCCGTCAGGTCTATGTCCGGAGTACAGCTCGCGTCTATGAGATCTACTTTGCACCTTCTCCACGGAGTAGCAATGAATATCTCTGTACCGTACGCTGCTGCATTGCTACTAGAGATGATGAAGTACTCCATGCACCTGATGCTGAAGAAGCTGTTGGTGCCAATTCAAATGTGTCTGATGGAGAACAGTCTAAAGAGAAATGGAGTAACGATGGTACAATTTCCCCGACCTTAGATGACTGGATAGAGGTGAAAGTCCCTGATTCTGCATTTCTAGATAAGCAACATAGTTCAATGCCGGAAAAGATTGGTGCGAACCCAGGAATTAGTATTCAG GATTTTTATGAGGCCACGGCAGAGATTACTAATGCAGATGCTTGCACATCCCTAACAATTCGTTTGCTATCACTTCAAAGTAAAGGTTGCCTATATGTTGATGAAATATATGTATTTGCTGACCCTGTCGAATCAGCTGATTCAGAAACTCCAGCATCTCAGGTTCCAAACTCAACTGGGAGTTCTCTTATGGCCATGCTTGTCCCTACACTTTTGCAACTGTCTAGAACTGGTAATAACCAAAGAGAAGACAAACATGATTCTGATACATCAGAAACAGGTGTAACTGATTCAGCCAATATTGTGCATGAAATTCAGCACGAAGTAAGCATAGCTTGTCAGCAAAATGTGAAACTGCAGGAAGTGAATGAGGTGACACCTGAACCTCCTGAAGTTCGGATTCCGGGTGAGGTTTCAGATATAGAGAAAAGGAATCAGTTTGTTGCTAAAACTGACATGCCATATGATCGTATTGAGAGAACCCTGGAACAGCTTGTTTCTCGAGTAAGCAGGATAGAAGATATTTTGCTGACATTTCAAGAAAACATGCTGAAGCCTATTTGTAGCATGGAGACAAGGCTCCAGCAGGTAGAGCATCAAGTAGAAATGCTTACCAAGACTTCCCAATCTTCTGGATTGCCACCTTGTACAAGAATATCTGCTCCTGAATTTTCATGCGATGAATCCAATTACAGCTCCTTTTATAATGAGGGTGATGATTATGCTGCTTGTGGGGCAATTGAGTTGgaaaagaaggatttagctTCTGATAAGTGTTCTAATCCACCTGATAATATTTCTCTCTCAGTGAATGATACTCGGTTTCTCCCTAGTCTTGTGATAACTGCCCCAGAGTTTTGCAGCGATGATGAGGAAAACAGTGATGGTATGGAATTACCAGAAGAGATACCAAAGCAAGCTTTGTCAATTGATGATGCTTTAGCTGCTGCACTTGCCGGATTCTTATCTACAGCTAGCATCCAGCCTTCACATTATTCCCCGGCAGTGACAGTTCAAGTTCCTGAATATGAAATTGAGGAAAAAGGCAGTGATGGAAACGTAGTTTCACCTAGTGCTCAGAGTGACAAGTCAGCTCCCACCACCTTGTCATGTGAATCCAATGGAAAAGAGCGTGTAAATGATTCAGTTTCAAATTCCAGCCACACTTCTTCAATACTGTTAATGGAGCAAGTGAGTGGAGATTTTGATGAAATATCTGGAGTTGATGGACAAGACATGATCGATGAAGGGAGTACTAGTTGCAGTTCTCCGGGTACAAGTGTTAACTATCCAACTACTCAAACTGGACTTGAATTTGGACAGACAGAGTATTGTCAGACTGCGGAATCAACTTCAGTTTGTGAAAGAAGTGAGATTCTGCAACACATTGGTAATCACACCGAGGATACATCTGGCGCTCTTCATGAAGATGTTGAAGATGTCGTAGAAGGGTCTGAAAAGGAAATGTTTCATGATGTTTTCAAATCTTCTGCTGCTGCCACTTTTTTAGTGGATTTTGAACTTCCTATCCTGGATGTCAAATTTGATTCCGGGGAAACATCCGACACTAAGTCTCCTCTTGAAGCGCTTTTGACTGACATGTCTGAATTCGAAGTTGGAACTCCTCCTGTCCAGCGAAGGGATGATGAGTTTTTAATTGGCGAGCAAAATAACCTAATTCTTGTGGAGGATGGAGAACCATATAGTCCTCTGTCCGGTCACCTTCTTTTCGTGGATTGTTATGAGGGAAGAGATGCGCCTTCTGGCATGGAGGGGGTAGCCCTTCAGTATTCTTCTGATATGAGTGACGACGACGAGAAGAAAACGTGT GAGTTGGAGACTCTTTAG
- the LOC131334329 gene encoding uncharacterized protein LOC131334329 isoform X1: MATPISNNGDDGDTDGICSCSSKTNWTIAGGSLETSITYESSDSPIDSETVDAKGKPTLVLKPTSPDCGPCEITLNFTQKHEIRQVYVRSTARVYEIYFAPSPRSSNEYLCTVRCCIATRDDEVLHAPDAEEAVGANSNVSDGEQSKEKWSNDGTISPTLDDWIEVKVPDSAFLDKQHSSMPEKIGANPGISIQDFYEATAEITNADACTSLTIRLLSLQSKGCLYVDEIYVFADPVESADSETPASQVPNSTGSSLMAMLVPTLLQLSRTGNNQREDKHDSDTSETGVTDSANIVHEIQHEVSIACQQNVKLQEVNEVTPEPPEVRIPGEVSDIEKRNQFVAKTDMPYDRIERTLEQLVSRVSRIEDILLTFQENMLKPICSMETRLQQVEHQVEMLTKTSQSSGLPPCTRISAPEFSCDESNYSSFYNEGDDYAACGAIELEKKDLASDKCSNPPDNISLSVNDTRFLPSLVITAPEFCSDDEENSDGMELPEEIPKQALSIDDALAAALAGFLSTASIQPSHYSPAVTVQVPEYEIEEKGSDGNVVSPSAQSDKSAPTTLSCESNGKERVNDSVSNSSHTSSILLMEQVSGDFDEISGVDGQDMIDEGSTSCSSPGTSVNYPTTQTGLEFGQTEYCQTAESTSVCERSEILQHIGNHTEDTSGALHEDVEDVVEGSEKEMFHDVFKSSAAATFLVDFELPILDVKFDSGETSDTKSPLEALLTDMSEFEVGTPPVQRRDDEFLIGEQNNLILVEDGEPYSPLSGHLLFVDCYEGRDAPSGMEGVALQYSSDMSDDDEKKTCELETL; encoded by the exons atggCAACACCGATCAGCAACAACGGCGACGACGGCGATACCGACGGCATCTGCTCGTGCAGCTCCAAGACGAACTGGACAATCGCCGGCGgctctctcgaaacttctatcACCTACGAGTCTTCGGACTCACCGATCGACTCCGAAACGGTAGACGCGAAAGGAAAACCTACTCTCGTTTTGAAACCGACGTCGCCTGACTGTGGCCCGTGCGAGATCACGT TGAATTTCACACAAAAGCACGAGATCCGTCAGGTCTATGTCCGGAGTACAGCTCGCGTCTATGAGATCTACTTTGCACCTTCTCCACGGAGTAGCAATGAATATCTCTGTACCGTACGCTGCTGCATTGCTACTAGAGATGATGAAGTACTCCATGCACCTGATGCTGAAGAAGCTGTTGGTGCCAATTCAAATGTGTCTGATGGAGAACAGTCTAAAGAGAAATGGAGTAACGATGGTACAATTTCCCCGACCTTAGATGACTGGATAGAGGTGAAAGTCCCTGATTCTGCATTTCTAGATAAGCAACATAGTTCAATGCCGGAAAAGATTGGTGCGAACCCAGGAATTAGTATTCAG GATTTTTATGAGGCCACGGCAGAGATTACTAATGCAGATGCTTGCACATCCCTAACAATTCGTTTGCTATCACTTCAAAGTAAAGGTTGCCTATATGTTGATGAAATATATGTATTTGCTGACCCTGTCGAATCAGCTGATTCAGAAACTCCAGCATCTCAGGTTCCAAACTCAACTGGGAGTTCTCTTATGGCCATGCTTGTCCCTACACTTTTGCAACTGTCTAGAACTGGTAATAACCAAAGAGAAGACAAACATGATTCTGATACATCAGAAACAGGTGTAACTGATTCAGCCAATATTGTGCATGAAATTCAGCACGAAGTAAGCATAGCTTGTCAGCAAAATGTGAAACTGCAGGAAGTGAATGAGGTGACACCTGAACCTCCTGAAGTTCGGATTCCGGGTGAGGTTTCAGATATAGAGAAAAGGAATCAGTTTGTTGCTAAAACTGACATGCCATATGATCGTATTGAGAGAACCCTGGAACAGCTTGTTTCTCGAGTAAGCAGGATAGAAGATATTTTGCTGACATTTCAAGAAAACATGCTGAAGCCTATTTGTAGCATGGAGACAAGGCTCCAGCAGGTAGAGCATCAAGTAGAAATGCTTACCAAGACTTCCCAATCTTCTGGATTGCCACCTTGTACAAGAATATCTGCTCCTGAATTTTCATGCGATGAATCCAATTACAGCTCCTTTTATAATGAGGGTGATGATTATGCTGCTTGTGGGGCAATTGAGTTGgaaaagaaggatttagctTCTGATAAGTGTTCTAATCCACCTGATAATATTTCTCTCTCAGTGAATGATACTCGGTTTCTCCCTAGTCTTGTGATAACTGCCCCAGAGTTTTGCAGCGATGATGAGGAAAACAGTGATGGTATGGAATTACCAGAAGAGATACCAAAGCAAGCTTTGTCAATTGATGATGCTTTAGCTGCTGCACTTGCCGGATTCTTATCTACAGCTAGCATCCAGCCTTCACATTATTCCCCGGCAGTGACAGTTCAAGTTCCTGAATATGAAATTGAGGAAAAAGGCAGTGATGGAAACGTAGTTTCACCTAGTGCTCAGAGTGACAAGTCAGCTCCCACCACCTTGTCATGTGAATCCAATGGAAAAGAGCGTGTAAATGATTCAGTTTCAAATTCCAGCCACACTTCTTCAATACTGTTAATGGAGCAAGTGAGTGGAGATTTTGATGAAATATCTGGAGTTGATGGACAAGACATGATCGATGAAGGGAGTACTAGTTGCAGTTCTCCGGGTACAAGTGTTAACTATCCAACTACTCAAACTGGACTTGAATTTGGACAGACAGAGTATTGTCAGACTGCGGAATCAACTTCAGTTTGTGAAAGAAGTGAGATTCTGCAACACATTGGTAATCACACCGAGGATACATCTGGCGCTCTTCATGAAGATGTTGAAGATGTCGTAGAAGGGTCTGAAAAGGAAATGTTTCATGATGTTTTCAAATCTTCTGCTGCTGCCACTTTTTTAGTGGATTTTGAACTTCCTATCCTGGATGTCAAATTTGATTCCGGGGAAACATCCGACACTAAGTCTCCTCTTGAAGCGCTTTTGACTGACATGTCTGAATTCGAAGTTGGAACTCCTCCTGTCCAGCGAAGGGATGATGAGTTTTTAATTGGCGAGCAAAATAACCTAATTCTTGTGGAGGATGGAGAACCATATAGTCCTCTGTCCGGTCACCTTCTTTTCGTGGATTGTTATGAGGGAAGAGATGCGCCTTCTGGCATGGAGGGGGTAGCCCTTCAGTATTCTTCTGATATGAGTGACGACGACGAGAAGAAAACGTGT GAGTTGGAGACTCTTTAG
- the LOC131334332 gene encoding DNA-directed RNA polymerases II, IV and V subunit 11, with product MNAPDRYERFVVPEGTKKVSYERDTKIINAASFTIEREDHTVGNILRMQLHRDENVLFAGYKLPHPLQYKIIVRIHTTSQSSPMQAYNQAINDLDKELDHLKNAFETEVAKHSREF from the exons ATGAACGCGCCGGACCGTTACGAGCGATTTGTCGTACCGGAGGGGACCAAGaa ggtttcctATGAACGAGACACCAAGATCATAAATGCAGCCTCGTTCACGATCGAGAGAGAAGATCACACCGTTGGGAACATCCTCCGCAT GCAGTTGCACAGGGACGAGAACGTGCTATTTGCTGGGTACAAGCTTCCTCACCCGCTTCAGTACAAGATCATTGTTAGG ATTCACACAACAAGCCAGTCGTCACCAATGCAGGCATATAATCAAGCTATAAATGATCTGGACAAAGAGCTTGATCATCTGAAGAATGCGTTTGAG ACTGAGGTGGCAAAGCATTCAAGGGAGTTCTGA